The DNA segment GCCCTGTGCTGCGTGCCGGGCGAGGGATCAGCCTTCCTTCTCCTCGTCGGCGGTTTCTTCTTCGGCCTCCTCGACCTGCTCGGCGACGGCTTCGTCGGCGGGCTGGTCCAGCGTCTCGGGTGCCTGGCCGGCCTCGCCCTCGATCATGCCCGCGTCGGTGTCGGCGCTGGCGTTCTCGGGCGTGACCTCGGCCTCGGCCTCGGCGGTGGCTTCGGTCTCTTCAGCGTCCGCAGCCTCGGCCTCCTCTTCGGCGGCCTCCATCTTGGCCTTGAGCGCTTCGAGACCGCTGAGTTCGCCGATCGTGGCCGGGCCGCGCGACTGCGACTGGAACTCGCGCACGGCGCGCTGCTCCTCGCGCCGGACGGCCGACTTCTCGGCGCGCTCGGCGTTCTTCTCGGCGCGCTCGGCAGCCATGCGCCGGGCGGTCTCCGAGAGGATAATGTCGCGGCTGTTGCGGTCGAGCCGGATGACGCGGAGCTCGAGCGTGTCGCCGACCTCATAGGCCTCCTCGGGCGCGCCGGAGCGCTCCAGGTGGCTGGCCGGGACGAAGCCCGCCGCTTCGAGCGGGAGCTCGATCCGCAGGCCGTCCGGCGTGACCTCGGTGACAGTCGCCGTCGTGTCCGTGTCCTCGGCGTAGGCCGTCGCGTACTGCTGCCACGGGTCGGTCTGGACCTGCTTGTGACCGAGCGAGAGGCGGCGCTGCGCCACGTCGATGTCGAGCACCTGCACTTCGAGCTCCTGCCCCTTCTTGACGACTTCAGACGGGTGCTTGATGCGCTTGGTCCACGAGAGGTCCGAGACGTGCACGAGGCCGTCGATCCCGGGCTCGATCTCGACGAAGGCTCCGAAGCTCGTGATGTTGCGCACGATGCCGGTGGCCGTCTGCCCGACCGAGACGCGGTCGAGGATGCCCTCCCACGGGTCAGCCTCGAGCTGCTTCATGCCGAGCGAGATCTTCTTGTCCTCGGAGTCGATGTTGAGGATCTTCACGTCGACCATCTGCCCGAGCTGCACCTTCTGGGTGGGGTGCTTGATGTGCTCGGTGTAGCTCATCTCGGAGATGTGGACGAGGCCCTCGATCCCCTTCTCGAGCTCGACGAACGCGCCGTAGTCGGTGATCGAGACGACGCGGCCCTGGACGGTCGAGCCCTCGCCGAAGCGCTCCTCGATGTTCTCCCACGGGTGTGGCTGGAGCTGCTTCAGGCCCAGCGAGATGCGCTGGCGCTCCTTCTCGTAGTTGAGCACGACCACGTTCAGCTCCTGGTCGAGCTCGACGACCTCGGACGGGTGGCCGACGCGGCCCCACGAGAGGTCGGTGATGTGGAGGAGCCCGTCGACGCCGCCGAGGTCGATGAAGACGCCGAAGTCGACGATGTTCTTGACCTGGCCCTGGAGCACCTGCCCGACCTCCATCGAGTCGAGGATCTTGTCGCGCTGCGCCTCGAGGTCCTTCTCGATGAGCGCCTTGTGGCTGACGACGACGTTGCCGTTGGCCGGGTTGAGCTTGACGACCTTGAACTCCATCGTCTTCTCGAGGTAGGCGTCGAAGTCGCGCACGGGGCGGACGTCGATCTGCGAGCCCGGCAGGAAGGCCTCGGCCCCGAGCAGGTCGACGATCATGCCGCCCTTGATGCGGCGGATGATGGTCCCCTCGATGATGCCCTCGTTCTCGTGGGCCTCCTCGATCGTCTGCCAGCGGCGGAGGTCGTCGGCTTTGTGCTTGGAGAGGATGAGCTGGCCGTGGCGGTCTTCGAGGCGCTCCAGGAAGACATCAACTTCCTCGCCGACCTCGAGTGCGTCGTCGAACTCGCTCTTCGAGACGATCCCGTCCGACTTGAACCCGATGTCGATCACGATCTCCTTCTCGCCGATCGAGGCAACGCGGCCGTGGACGATCTCGCCCTCGGTGACGCTCGTCATCGACTTCTCGTAGAGCTCCATGAGCGCCTCGTCCTTGACCTCCGGCTCGTCGGGGTCGGCGCGGTTCTCGTACTCCTCGAGCTCGGCGAGCGAGATGACGTTACCCTGGATCTCGCCGGTGTAGCCGAAGCGGCCGGCGTCGGGCGCGAGGTCGTCGGCGCTCTCGACGGCGACCGGCGCGTCGGGGTCGACGGCTTCGGTGCTGCCGGTGATGCGCTCGACGACGTCCTCGGCCGCGTCCGTGACGGCCTCGATGGCATCGGCGGCGGTCTCTCGGACGGTGTCGACGGCTTCGTCGAGGAGCGTCTTAGCCTCCCCGGCAAGCTCGCCGGCCTTCTCGGCCACGTCTTCGACGACGTCGCCCGCGGCTTCCACCACGTCCTCGACGATGTCTTGGGCTTTTTCGAGGAGCGATTCGTCTTCGGCCTCAGCCGGTGCGGCTTCGGTCTCGTCGGCGGGTGTCACCTCGTCGAGGGTCGTCGGGGTGTCCTGCGGGGCAGCCTCCTGTTCTTCGACAGTCTCCTGCTCTTCGTTCGTGTTCTTGGTGTCCAGCTCTTCGGCCATGTGATTGGTAGTAGGGCGCGGCGGCTCCGTCGGGGGCGCGGGGGCCTCGGACGGTCGAGAGGCTACCGGTTGCGTGGGTTTTGGTTAGGGATACCCCGAAGCGGTCGGCGTCTCGTGCGACGGCCGCGTCGGGCTTCTTCAGGAAGAGGGTGTGGCGGGCACGGCCGCGTCGCGCTGCCGCGCCCGGATGAGGGCGACGACGCGCTCGACCTGCTCGTCGATGCCGAGGCCGGTCGTGTCGAGCACGACGGCGTCCTCGGCCTGCCGCAGCGGCGACATCGCGCGCGTCGCGTCGCGGGCGTCGCGCTCGGCAATGTCTTCGGCGACGGCCCCGATCGAGACGGCCTTGCCCTGGGCGACCAGCTCGCGGTGGCGGCGCTCGGCGCGCGCCTCCGGGTTGGCGACCATGTAGACCTTCACGTCGGCCTCGGGAAAGACGACCGTGCCGATGTCGCGGCCTTCTACTACGACGCCACGCCCGGTTTCGTTCTGCTGGCGCGCGATGCGGCGCTGCTCGTCGACGAGGCGGTGGCGCACGGCGGGCAGCGCGCTGACGCGGCTGGCGGCCTCCGACACAGCGGGCGTGCGGATGCGGCCCGTCACGTCCTCCCCGCCGAGCAGGGCGCTCAGCCCCTCGGGACCCATGCGCAGGTCGAGGTCGAGCGTGGCCAGCAGGTGGCCGGCTCCGTCCTCCGTCAGCGGCACCTCCCGGTCCAGGAACGCGAGGGCGATCGTACGGTACATGGCCCCGGTGTCGAGGTAGAGCCATCCCACGGCGTCCGCGACGCGGCGCGCGGTGGTGCTCTTGCCGGAACCGGCCGGACCGTCGATGGCTACGATCACGCGAGGCGGAGGGTGAATGGAGCGAGGACAGAACTGGCAAAGTAAGCCGAAATATTCCTCGCTCCAAGCGTTAACCCTCTATTCACTCGCCGATCTGCTGGCTCACGATCGTGATCTGCGACGGGTAGGTGATCGGGCCGATGGGCGTCGTGACCGTGGGGCGGGCGCGGAGCGCGATCTCGGACGAGCCCTGCCCGGTGATCGCGCCGACGAGGTTGACGATGTCCGGTAGATTGCTCCCGAAGAAGTCGATCAGGTCGAGCTCCATCGAGATCGGGATCAGCACGTCGGACCCGGGCGGGATGAC comes from the Bacteroidota bacterium genome and includes:
- the cmk gene encoding (d)CMP kinase, with amino-acid sequence MIVAIDGPAGSGKSTTARRVADAVGWLYLDTGAMYRTIALAFLDREVPLTEDGAGHLLATLDLDLRMGPEGLSALLGGEDVTGRIRTPAVSEAASRVSALPAVRHRLVDEQRRIARQQNETGRGVVVEGRDIGTVVFPEADVKVYMVANPEARAERRHRELVAQGKAVSIGAVAEDIAERDARDATRAMSPLRQAEDAVVLDTTGLGIDEQVERVVALIRARQRDAAVPATPSS
- the rpsA gene encoding 30S ribosomal protein S1 — translated: MAEELDTKNTNEEQETVEEQEAAPQDTPTTLDEVTPADETEAAPAEAEDESLLEKAQDIVEDVVEAAGDVVEDVAEKAGELAGEAKTLLDEAVDTVRETAADAIEAVTDAAEDVVERITGSTEAVDPDAPVAVESADDLAPDAGRFGYTGEIQGNVISLAELEEYENRADPDEPEVKDEALMELYEKSMTSVTEGEIVHGRVASIGEKEIVIDIGFKSDGIVSKSEFDDALEVGEEVDVFLERLEDRHGQLILSKHKADDLRRWQTIEEAHENEGIIEGTIIRRIKGGMIVDLLGAEAFLPGSQIDVRPVRDFDAYLEKTMEFKVVKLNPANGNVVVSHKALIEKDLEAQRDKILDSMEVGQVLQGQVKNIVDFGVFIDLGGVDGLLHITDLSWGRVGHPSEVVELDQELNVVVLNYEKERQRISLGLKQLQPHPWENIEERFGEGSTVQGRVVSITDYGAFVELEKGIEGLVHISEMSYTEHIKHPTQKVQLGQMVDVKILNIDSEDKKISLGMKQLEADPWEGILDRVSVGQTATGIVRNITSFGAFVEIEPGIDGLVHVSDLSWTKRIKHPSEVVKKGQELEVQVLDIDVAQRRLSLGHKQVQTDPWQQYATAYAEDTDTTATVTEVTPDGLRIELPLEAAGFVPASHLERSGAPEEAYEVGDTLELRVIRLDRNSRDIILSETARRMAAERAEKNAERAEKSAVRREEQRAVREFQSQSRGPATIGELSGLEALKAKMEAAEEEAEAADAEETEATAEAEAEVTPENASADTDAGMIEGEAGQAPETLDQPADEAVAEQVEEAEEETADEEKEG